From Rhododendron vialii isolate Sample 1 chromosome 10a, ASM3025357v1, the proteins below share one genomic window:
- the LOC131303197 gene encoding uncharacterized protein LOC131303197, whose product MEKWLYCASQLSQWDALVVFGKLVDNYEIRLDSLWKQPDWAYLKDVILKAQVDETPKFRIIQAYFALHEKNTNGVAEAENIVGKGVDLALEQWWQLPEMSVHARIPLLQQFQLVEVQESARIIVDIANGNKVAGSSVVGVHGSLYADLKDILETWRLRTPNEWDGLTVWYDLLQWRNEMYNGVIDAFREFSTTNPQLHHLGYRDKAWNVNKLAHIARKQGLNDVCVSILEKMYGHSTMEVQEAFVKIREQAKAYLEMRGGGSLPVAVI is encoded by the exons ATGGAAAAG TGGCTTTATTGTGCAAGTCAACTCAGTCAATGGGATGCTTTAGTCGTCTTTGGGAAACTTGTTGATAATTATGAGATTCGATTGGACAGTCTTTGGAAACAGCCGGATTGGGCATATTTGAAAGATGTTATTTTGAAGGCTCAAGTAGATGAAACTCCGAAGTTCCGTATTATTCAAGCCTACTTTGCCCTTCATGAAAAAAATACTAACGGCGTGGCAGAAGCTGAAAACATTGTGGGAAAAGGTGTAGATCTTGCTTTGGAACAATGGTGGCAATTGCCTGAGATGTCTGTTCATGCAAGGATTCCTCTTCTACAGCAATTCCAACTGGTTGAAGTTCAAGAATCAGCCAGAATAATAGTGGACATTGCCAACGGAAACAAAGTTGCAGGAAGTTCTGTTGTTGGTGTACATGGTAGCCTATACGCAGATCTCAAGGACATTCTTGAGACGTGGAGACTTCGCACCCCTAATGAATGGGATGGTTTAACTGTTTGGTATGATTTGCTCCAGTGGAGAAATGAAATGTACAATGGAGTAATTGATGCATTTAGGGAATTTAGTACCACAAATCCACAACTTCATCACCTTGGCTACCGTGACAAGGCATGGAATGTCAATAAACTTGCCCATATTGCTCGTAAGCAGGGCCTGAATGATGTTTGTGTCTCGATATTGGAAAAGATGTATGGACATTCAACCATGGAAGTTCAG GAAGCCTTTGTCAAAATAAGAGAACAAGCAAAGGCGTATCTTGAAatgagggggggggggagcTTACCAGTGGCCGTAATCTGA
- the LOC131304440 gene encoding non-specific lipid transfer protein GPI-anchored 26-like isoform X3, translated as MAGCGAYPFCGLAAMVAAVLWGGAAAQFSSSCTSELISMSPCLNYITGNSSEPSSSCCQQLASVVKSQPQCLCATLNSGGSLMGINVNQTQALALHAARSVTTPPISLCSGSRAINVSSIRMFGGILSWALRLGINCCVLMGANIVNEDTPRGPPIVQGHKLVAIEHLAVSLEDTRGASS; from the exons ATGGCAGGCTGTGGGGCTTATCCATTTTGTGGTTTGGCAGCGATGGTGGCGGCGGTGCTGTGGGGAGGAGCCGCGGCTCAGTTCTCATCCTCTTGTACGAGTGAGTTGATTAGCATGTCGCCATGCCTTAACTACATAACGGGAAACTCTTCGGAACCGTCTTCGAGTTGTTGCCAGCAGCTTGCCAGTGTCGTGAAATCGCAGCCGCAGTGCTTGTGCGCCACGCTGAACAGTGGTGGGTCGTTAATGGGGATCAATGTCAACCAAACTCAGGCTCTGGCCCTTCATGCTGCTCGCAGTGTTACAACTCCTCCCATTAGCCTTTGCAGTG GTTCGAGAGCAATAAATGTCTCTTCGATCCGTATGTTTGGCGGCATATTAAGTTGGGCCCTACGGCTTGGAATTAATTGTTGTGTTCTAATGGGGGCAAACATTGTTAATGAG GACACTCCCCGCGGTCCACCCATCGTCCAAGGCCACAAACTGGTGGCTATCGAGCATTTAGCAGTAAGCTTAGAGGATACTAGAGGTGCTTCGAGTTGA
- the LOC131304440 gene encoding non-specific lipid transfer protein GPI-anchored 11-like isoform X2, whose protein sequence is MAGCGAYPFCGLAAMVAAVLWGGAAAQFSSSCTSELISMSPCLNYITGNSSEPSSSCCQQLASVVKSQPQCLCATLNSGGSLMGINVNQTQALALHAARSVTTPPISLCSGSRAINVSSIRMFGGILSWALRLGINCCVLMGANIVNEWRSSVKRQLDTSLMRLRCGRDTPRGPPIVQGHKLVAIEHLAVSLEDTRGASS, encoded by the exons ATGGCAGGCTGTGGGGCTTATCCATTTTGTGGTTTGGCAGCGATGGTGGCGGCGGTGCTGTGGGGAGGAGCCGCGGCTCAGTTCTCATCCTCTTGTACGAGTGAGTTGATTAGCATGTCGCCATGCCTTAACTACATAACGGGAAACTCTTCGGAACCGTCTTCGAGTTGTTGCCAGCAGCTTGCCAGTGTCGTGAAATCGCAGCCGCAGTGCTTGTGCGCCACGCTGAACAGTGGTGGGTCGTTAATGGGGATCAATGTCAACCAAACTCAGGCTCTGGCCCTTCATGCTGCTCGCAGTGTTACAACTCCTCCCATTAGCCTTTGCAGTG GTTCGAGAGCAATAAATGTCTCTTCGATCCGTATGTTTGGCGGCATATTAAGTTGGGCCCTACGGCTTGGAATTAATTGTTGTGTTCTAATGGGGGCAAACATTGTTAATGAG TGGAGAAGTTCAGTGAAGCGACAGTTGGATACTAGCTTGATGAGGCTGAGGTGTGGGAGG GACACTCCCCGCGGTCCACCCATCGTCCAAGGCCACAAACTGGTGGCTATCGAGCATTTAGCAGTAAGCTTAGAGGATACTAGAGGTGCTTCGAGTTGA
- the LOC131304440 gene encoding non-specific lipid transfer protein GPI-anchored 26-like isoform X4, protein MAGCGAYPFCGLAAMVAAVLWGGAAAQFSSSCTSELISMSPCLNYITGNSSEPSSSCCQQLASVVKSQPQCLCATLNSGGSLMGINVNQTQALALHAARSVTTPPISLCSGSRAINVSSIRMFGGILSWALRLGINCCVLMGANIVNEWRSSVKRQLDTSLMRLRY, encoded by the exons ATGGCAGGCTGTGGGGCTTATCCATTTTGTGGTTTGGCAGCGATGGTGGCGGCGGTGCTGTGGGGAGGAGCCGCGGCTCAGTTCTCATCCTCTTGTACGAGTGAGTTGATTAGCATGTCGCCATGCCTTAACTACATAACGGGAAACTCTTCGGAACCGTCTTCGAGTTGTTGCCAGCAGCTTGCCAGTGTCGTGAAATCGCAGCCGCAGTGCTTGTGCGCCACGCTGAACAGTGGTGGGTCGTTAATGGGGATCAATGTCAACCAAACTCAGGCTCTGGCCCTTCATGCTGCTCGCAGTGTTACAACTCCTCCCATTAGCCTTTGCAGTG GTTCGAGAGCAATAAATGTCTCTTCGATCCGTATGTTTGGCGGCATATTAAGTTGGGCCCTACGGCTTGGAATTAATTGTTGTGTTCTAATGGGGGCAAACATTGTTAATGAG TGGAGAAGTTCAGTGAAGCGACAGTTGGATACTAGCTTGATGAGGCTGAG GTACTAA
- the LOC131304440 gene encoding non-specific lipid transfer protein GPI-anchored 11-like isoform X1 — protein MAGCGAYPFCGLAAMVAAVLWGGAAAQFSSSCTSELISMSPCLNYITGNSSEPSSSCCQQLASVVKSQPQCLCATLNSGGSLMGINVNQTQALALHAARSVTTPPISLCSGSRAINVSSIRMFGGILSWALRLGINCCVLMGANIVNEWRSSVKRQLDTSLMRLRCGRVLMKLRFPGHSPRSTHRPRPQTGGYRAFSSKLRGY, from the exons ATGGCAGGCTGTGGGGCTTATCCATTTTGTGGTTTGGCAGCGATGGTGGCGGCGGTGCTGTGGGGAGGAGCCGCGGCTCAGTTCTCATCCTCTTGTACGAGTGAGTTGATTAGCATGTCGCCATGCCTTAACTACATAACGGGAAACTCTTCGGAACCGTCTTCGAGTTGTTGCCAGCAGCTTGCCAGTGTCGTGAAATCGCAGCCGCAGTGCTTGTGCGCCACGCTGAACAGTGGTGGGTCGTTAATGGGGATCAATGTCAACCAAACTCAGGCTCTGGCCCTTCATGCTGCTCGCAGTGTTACAACTCCTCCCATTAGCCTTTGCAGTG GTTCGAGAGCAATAAATGTCTCTTCGATCCGTATGTTTGGCGGCATATTAAGTTGGGCCCTACGGCTTGGAATTAATTGTTGTGTTCTAATGGGGGCAAACATTGTTAATGAG TGGAGAAGTTCAGTGAAGCGACAGTTGGATACTAGCTTGATGAGGCTGAGGTGTGGGAGG GTACTAATGAAATTACGATTTCCAGGACACTCCCCGCGGTCCACCCATCGTCCAAGGCCACAAACTGGTGGCTATCGAGCATTTAGCAGTAAGCTTAGAGGATACTAG
- the LOC131303196 gene encoding ER membrane protein complex subunit 8/9 homolog: MGGDMCYEIGQNAYIKLVLQALNHKTSAVNGLLLGRLSAYNNDIVEITESVPLFHSQIDLLPPLEIALIQPETNNRRISYSAYEHKQTVGSAIENEYHVTIIPLANPSFRQVFEEADGIRLCQVSTLAIIHLQ, encoded by the exons ATGGGCGGCGACATGTGCTACGAGATCGGGCAAAACGCCTATATCAAGCTCGTCCTCCAAGCCCTAAACCACAAGACCTCCGCCGTCAAcggcctcctcctcggccgcctCTCCGCCTACAACAACGACATCGTAGAAATCACCGAATCCGTCCCCCTCTTCCACTCCCAGATTGACCTCCTCCCTCCCCTCGAGATCGCCCTAATTCAG CCTGAAACAAATAACAGGCGGATTAGCTATTCCGCTTACGAGCACAAGCAAACGGTAGGTTCAGCAATAGAGAATGAATACCATGTCACAATAATTCCCCTAGCTAATCCATCCTTTAGGCAAGTTTTTGAAGAGGCTGATGGCATTAGATTATGCCAGGTTAGCACCCTCGCAATCATTCATCTTCAATAA